The following proteins come from a genomic window of Alnus glutinosa chromosome 10, dhAlnGlut1.1, whole genome shotgun sequence:
- the LOC133879274 gene encoding uncharacterized protein LOC133879274: MTVLKSNILLLAIFAVAGILFSGDKNMAVGQACQGDMQGLITQCALFVQKNVPKMNPSPGCCGVIKSVDIPCVCQHITKDIEQMIDMEKVVFVAQYCGRPLAQGTKCGSYTVPP, from the coding sequence ATGACAGTTTTGAAGAGTAATATCTTGCTTTTGGCCATCTTTGCCGTCGCTGGGATTCTATTTTCCGGTGACAAAAACATGGCTGTTGGGCAAGCTTGCCAAGGTGACATGCAGGGATTGATAACTCAATGCGCTCTGTTCGTGCAGAAGAATGTGCCAAAGATGAACCCATCTCCAGGTTGCTGTGGCGTTATCAAGTCGGTGGACATTCCGTGCGTATGTCAGCATATCACCAAGGATATTGAGCAGATGATTGACATGGAGAAAGTGGTCTTTGTGGCGCAGTACTGTGGCAGGCCACTAGCCCAGGGGACCAAGTGTGGAA